The window ACCTCGCGCTCGTATAAAGTTTACTGCCTTGACAACAACATCCATAACGTGATCcatctttaatattttactgCAAAGCACTTCCCTGTGAATTATGCAATGAACACTGTGAATTTGATGGTCTGAATTCAGGGTGAGtagtttttcctttaactttgctgtcaCGCCAGCCTTTCTACCAACCATTTGAGATGCTCCATCTGTTGTCAGACTCACAGTTTTCTTCCAGTCAACACCTATCCTATCAAGTGCACCAGTCAAACTCACAAATATATCATcccctgttgttgttcctttcattGGTACTAATTCCACAAATTCTTCAGTTACCTGCATATTTTCATCAACACCACGTATGAACACTGCTAGTTGAGCTATGTCAGTAATGTCTGTACTTTCATCGATTGCTACAGAAAATGCTACAAATTTAGCAACTTTTTCTTTGAGCTGACTATTAAGATTTTCTGACagttcatttactctttctgcAACTGTATTTTCTTGAAAGGCTTATGTTTGCAAATGATCTACGTTTTTCAGGGCAAATATCTTCTGCGGCCATCATCAcgcatttctttataaagtcccCTTCTGAAAATGGTTTCGATGACACAGCTATTTCCCGTGCAATCCTATAACTTGCCCGTACTGCAGTGTCACTGGCTTCATGAACACGCTGATACACTGACTGCTGCCTTTTGAGAGACTGTTCTAgcgtctttactttttcttcatgaAGTTTTCCACTATACACATCATACTTTGAAGCATGAGTGCTTGTGTAATGTCGCCGAATGTTATATTCTTTTGACACCGCTATAATTTGGTTGCAAATCAAACAAGTTGGTTTTCCATTCACTTCAGCAAAAAAGTAAgatattttccacttttcctgcatcACACGATGTTCTTCAGTAACTGTTCGCTTCTTGGAAATCATGATGAGATGATATGCAGTAAGAGTCACACCAAAATCTGACGCTGTGACGCTCTCGAAGGACAAAGCAGGACTGAAGTCAAAGGCCGATTCTCGGTGAGACGGAGGAATGACGAGTTATGGTCACGTCTAATACATGTATATTACGGAGCAGGGCCCGTACGACTACGTGTATTCTCGTCACCTATAGTCACTGGCTTTGGAACGCAGTCGACGAGACGAAATGGTCAcatgatttacgtaaaaatatatgagaataaTTCATTCACTACAAAACACGATAGAAAACTTGAAGCAGATGGTAAAGTTCCTGCTGGTGACATTGTGTTTGCAATCACTtactttaattaagaaaaatacttttaacaataacacacacacacacacacacagagagagagagagagagagagagagagagaatgttggcgggtggcggcgagccggacacacacacacacacacacacacacacacacacacttgacgagGTTGGGAGTTACTATACCACAGAGGAACATCACCgcccaaaaaatataatagtatctttatatctttatataatGACTTTAAAATGCAAAGGGCTGGCTGGCTTAATCATTCCTGTAAAAAGACCAACTGTAAGACTGAAATATGAGACGTGCCGCGGGCCGCACATAGTAGTGTGGCGGGCCGCATGCGGCCCGCGGGCCGCGTGTTTGACACCCCTGGCCTAGAGTAATGAAAATTACTTTACATCACTGGGATGGATATTCAGTCACAAGGGAGTATAGTTGCTGAAGCCAAGCTGATCTGCAAGCTGTGCTCCCTGCATGCTCTCCGCCTCCTTCCCCTATATTTTGAAAATGTTGATATGAAAACATAATGTATGATATCAAAGTATTaacttttagaaaaaaaaaaatagtgtaaagAAATAGACCAGTTATTTACACAACTCATTCATATGCCTGTGTTTCATATCAAGTCACTGACTTGCATCACGTCTCCACTGGTGAATCAGCAGGCATGACTGCATAACCTAGACACAATCAATGGCCAGTGGGAGCAGCAGCAAGTGAACTGTAAGagtttttaaaaagaaaactggttGTAATCCACCACCAGATCAATATGGGTGTTTGCTGCTATTGTATATTACCCATGCAAATCAGTTCACACTGTTTGGTGTGtagcttattttatctttcctccaggCAGAGAAAATTTGCACAGTTCACAGGCAGTCTCAACAAAGGAAAATAGCCAAGATAAAGCAtgtgtgtatacacacacacacacacacacacacacacacacacacacacacacacacacacacacacacacacacacacatacacacacacactttgttgaTTCATTCCATCTGTAAGCACCCCCACTCCCCCATAGATCACATTAGAACAGAAGTTTGAGGGTTGTGGAGTGTGATATTTCCTGCCACAAACACTGTGTGGAGTATGTCGTCCTAAGGTTAAGTGGTGGGACTTTGGCTGACACATAGTGGCAGTTAGAGGAAAATCCCATCATTATTGGAGCAAGACAGCTGAAGGAACAGAACCCCATGATTCTTCTGGATGTCAGTGCGAGTGGCGGAGCATATCATGCTCTCCAGAAGCCTCAAACCTAGAAGCCAGGTGATATACTGTAACTCAGTTTACTCCAGTTTGCTGGCACATTTTCTTGTATGCAGTCCTGATTTGTACCATACAGTCACTCTGTGTAAGTCTTTGACATCATGAGAAATTTTGTGCACTTGTATATGCATGCATCACAAAATGCTGCAGATGGGATGAGGTAAGTGGTACTTCATAAAAAGGCACATATCTCTcaagaaaagtaattaaaacCGACCCTTATTGTCAATCAAAGCAAGTGGGAAGAACTTGAGTATTGCCATTTAGTAGGTATTTTTGGCATGCAGCTTCTCTGTGGTGAATACAGTGGTAAAAATAACTAACATGCTAGTTGGCCACATGCAACTCACCAATCATGTCAAGATGTGCTGGCTGGACTTATTTTACTCtatccttccacctccctgtgATTCTCTTCTCCTATTACTCTGTCACCTTTCACCTTACTTGTTCAGCACTTAGCAGGTTTTCCTGCTCTCATTCACCTTAAAATCTACTTGCAAAAAGTCCTTCCATTAGGTGTTGGTCAGACatcactattttttcctctcattcacagGCAATATTTTTACTGCTTCCCTGACGCTGACAATTCTTCATCTGCTTGCATCACTCAAGTATGctcatcattatccttcttaaatataaatatttccaGTCACTAACTGTCACTGAAAGCATAGCCCTAACATTCTTCTTCCAATTTAATTTCTTTGAAGTGCACCACACAACTACACCTTAAACTACGTACGAGTACAGTGGTAACTCGGTTCGTTCGGTTCGGTTTATGAACAAATCACTTCACGAATATTTTTTAACAATTTTTGCCATGGTTCTTGAACAGTGTTTCTGTATGTGAATTCACAAACACCCTGCAGACCCCCTCAGctggcaagcacacacacactgttgtgtTTTGGCATGCCTGCCGTGAACATTGTGATTATCACACACTGGCAAGTCACCCAAGTCAGGTGCCTTCCCAGCTGTTGGAGAGGAGCTAGACCTGGATCTCCTTTACCCCATTCCACCTCTAGTAAATTGCATGCCTTCTTATTTAGCTGGCCTCTTTTTACTTTCACTTTCAGGATGgttataaagatgataatgattggAGAGAAAAGACACCATCTCGCCTTGCACCAAACATGCACTGGCTGGAAGGAAATACTGGAGCAAGACTGTAAAGGAGGGATTTTTCTGCATAACTGTATATGCTCTGTTGTCCAATTACATTTCACCTCATGTTCCATTGTCTGGATGCCCAAAGAAAGAGCACACCTGTTACAGACAGGCTTATAAGATGTGAGGTTGTCAAGAATTCCTGGATCACAGACACAAGGTGGAATTTAGAAAGCATGTGCTGTCGTGAGTAGTGCAACAATCCCCATTTTACACAGACTTGTATGCTCAAATATTTCCTTCCAGCCAACCCAGGCCTGGTGCAAGGCAagattttgtcttttcctctcaaataactttctttCCAACCATTCTGAAAGTTGAAATAGGAAGTGGCAGACTTAATTAATTTATGAAGGCATGTGATTTAGAGATGGAGTAAGGTAAGGGCTCCCAGGTCAAACAGCTGGGAAGGCACCTGACCTTCATATCAATGACATGAAGGTCAAACAGCTGGGAAGGCACCTGACCTTCATATCAATGACATGATATAGCCTGATGTCCAAGAAACTTAAACCTTTCTGTGGTTACTGTAACTTcatttgtcaaaaaaaaaataaataaataaataaaaaataaataaataaataaaataaataaataaataaataaataaataaataaaaatgcagttTCTGAGGTTGGAATAGATTAattgtattttaattaatttaaatggGAAAACTTGTTTTGATTTGTGAACTGAGGTTTCTACTGTACATAGATCCCAACAAAGTTCAGAATCCCCTGAATCCCTCCTCTCTACTCTATAGCAGTTCCTTGTCTCCTTGTCTATGAAATGACCAGTATTTGATATGTTCCAGCACTGCAAGAAGAGCCTGCCTAAGCCGCCAATACTCCCTGCTGACAGATTTGACCGCAACAGACAGTGCAGAGGCAACTTTAGGCATCAAGactacaggaaggaaggaggctgcAGGGATCAAGGGGAGTACAGAGGTCATGGGAATTATAGGGATCGTGGGAATTACAGGGATCACAGGAGGGAATATTCTGACTACAGGCAAGGGAGGTTTGTCAGTGACCACAGAGATCATGATGACAGCAGAAGGGATAGCGAGAAGAGGAAGTACAGGTCTGAGAAGGAGAGTGATGAGTATGGAAGAAGGAATTACCAGTCCAGCAAATACTACaatgggtgggggggggggtcatCCTGTTGAGTTTTGTGAATCCAGTGGCTggtatatttatctttcatcagGGACTTCACACAAGCTTCCACGACATTAATTCTTTGACCATTACCAAAAGTTACTGACATTTAATTTACATTTaaatgcctgcctgcctgtctgttcatATCTTTCTCTCACAATGTACTCACCATTCACTTGTGAACATTTAGATTTTtaggaaatatttttgagcaagttccTTCATCACAAGGCAACCAtctactaaaaagaaagaaaaatggaatataTGTTGGCATTTCCTTGATTGCTTTTGGTGTTAATGTGTGACTTTCCAGAGTGACAATACAAGTGTTATCCCCACTACAAGTCATGCACTATATATAACATCACTGagtatcttttctctcattttcatataAATGTTTGTAACATTTTCATATAAATGTATGCTAACTTTTATGTGGACTTactgtaagattttttaaaAGTAAAGTATTTTTCCAATTTACGATTATATACTAAAAACCTCCAAGAAAAGTATTTTTCCAATTCACGATTATATACTAAACCTTCACCTCCAAGATAAGACGTGATGGTTCATAACATGCACAGGAATGGCATCCAACAAAGTAATTGTTGCCAAAGCCTCCAGTAATCCAGAACCTTAAAAAAGTTGCAACCCTCACTTTAGTCTGAAATTTTTATACTGTATGTCTGCATAATTATCAAGTTACATCCCCATGCAGCCTCAGCACACCAAGGCAAGGAGATACCGTGAAGGATTAGACCAAACATTAACACAGGTAAATCTTTAAACTTACACTAAATCTTAAGATGGCAAGGCAACAACTACTTTGTTGGATACTGTTGTAATATGTACATTTTATTCTCACCCAAACTTTCTGGCATAAATTAaggatgaatgatgaataaggCTGCCAcaatttgtaaagaaaatactgaCTGATGTTAATAATATGGATTTAAgaagtaaatgtaaaataaacctCTGCATGAATGACAAGACTTTTCTGTAGAATGTAAGCCTGTGCAAATGTCCCTTGTGTtggggtaggaggagggatCCATCCTCTCCCCACTAGAGACTCAGGCACCAAGGTGAATTTGAAATTAACCTTAGGCAATGTttttgtgcagtgtgtgtgtgtgtgtgtgtgtgtgtgtaggagccatcatcatcaaccacaggtgataatgatggttccTGCTTTCATCGTCATTGGGGCTAGCCAGACCAACCTGGGGCTGTACTCTGGAGTGACGCTGTATGCCTCAGGTGGGTGTGGAGGGCTGGGATAGTgggtaacaattaaaaaaaactagtatacacacaaaccatcacaaacactatgtaatgctggtatacacacacacataaacacacaattAAGGCTGGTATACACTTAGAGACATACAAATACTTGCTATTGGTTGTATATTCTTAGAAACACACACGCTTACTAAGTCTggtatatacacacaaacttgTATACAAACACTAGTATATACTTAGAGACGCATCCAAACACTTGCTAAGTCTGATATACACACATAAACCCATAAGAGATGCTGGTATATGCTCAGAAATCTATACATATTAGGTAAGGCTACTATACACAAATCTATACATATATTAGGAATTTATGTTGAATGATTGAGATgactagtactctctctctctctctctctctctctctctctctctctctctctctctctctctctctctctctctctctctctctctctctctctctcatatcctttgtCTATGTcactcatattttctctttttatctctccctttctgtctgtctgtgtctgtctgtctgtctgtctgtctgtgtctgtcagtctgtgtctgtctgtctgtcccacaCTTCAATACACCCTTCCTGTCTTGTTACACCTTAGTACACCCCTCCTGTCTGCCCCTAGAGCTTAATACACCCTGTATCGCCCCTGCATCTTATTAAACTATTCCCGTttgtcctcctccatctcaataaatcctgtcttctttccctgtctgcctgtttgtcccATCTTACTACACCCTGTCTGTCCCTACTCCTtagttcatccttcctttcctctacacCTCAatactcccttccctgcctctctctctctctctctctctctctctctctctctctctctctctctctctctctctctctctctctctctctctctctctctctctctctctctctctatatatatatatatatattcatatatgaCATTCTTGGCGTGTTTGtcagttttgagtgtgttttggggtgttttggagtgtttttgtcaGTTCTGGATGAatattggggtgttttggagtgttttaagtatttttgggctattttaaaggagtttgggtgtgttttgggtgctGTGGGTGGGTAAAgctgtgtttctgggtgttttagATGGGTGTGGATGCGTTTTGATATGTTTTGGGGtacttttgatgtgttttgggttgTAGAGAGATGGATGTGATGTGTGCAGGGTGCCTTAGTCCCTGGATGGCTGTAGCAGTGTGTGGTGCTCTGTCTGGGCCTCGtggtgtgggattgccagcctgccGGTGTAAGTGCATGGAAAGGGACAGATAATTTAAGACAGTTTatcatatttaattattttgtttattcattcatttactattatcattatttttattttacgctCATCTTTTGTGTTCGGGAGTTCGTGGTTAGTGCTGCTATTgacaaaaaaagggagagatcgTTTTATTTCTTAGTGTGGAAATTGTCGCGGTGTGTCAGGTGCTGATTGCTGTTGAGAGTCGCAGGTCCCGCCCTCTGGCATCAAACAGACAATAAAGAACTAATATGTCGCTGTtgcatttatttcctttaacgTAAATATGTAATGATACGGTTTTATCTATGTCTCCTGATGTTATGGCACTTTTGGCTAATTTTTAACTAATTCTGTTCATGTCATTATCTGAATACCTAATAACAATCAGTATCCTGCATGTACTGTCAAATCTATCGAAACATCAGCACGACTACTGAGTTATGGATTTCAAGAGATTCCGAATTATTGCTGTTTCCTTCTGAATTTTAATAGGTTCAGAAAATCTACCAAAATTGTGCTTCCCGGCAGTTGGATATCTATTAcggttgtaagagagagagagagatatcaaattaaatatacataaattataaggaaaaaaggaagataatagagacggataaataaatatataaatacacaataaaatgtaatacagaacaaattatgaaggaaaagaaaaaaaaatatatatataattgaagtGCGCTGATAATAACAGCGTGGTGTAGAGGGTACGTTAATATGTGGTAGACCCAagctttttacataatttaaAGAGTCTACCTGATTTCATCCATGACAATTAAACATTTGATAATAACGAGAGGCTTCAAgtcacacaagcttttcaatgacTTCACACAAGGTCATACAATAGATGAAGAATCGTAGTGTAAACACCGCCGGGACCACTTCAAATTTGGCGCttgaattggagagagagagagatgtggacaTTTTGACAATTACAATTACAATGGCTTATAACTTAGTTTTACATGTTCATGCTTCATTATatttcacttgttttattttgtattagaaTAGTGTAATATGAGAGAAGCTGGAGTAATTGGAAATATAATTTGTAGGTTTGTGGGTAATGAGTGCACGCTGACATAGGAGAGTGAGTGGACGTCAGACACACAGAGGGGTGGTGTTtgaagtgcgtgcgtgtgcagCTGCCTTATTTAACCTGGATTTTCTCTCAAGACGGTGACACGTGCCAGTGGAAGCTTAATGGCTGCCGGAAGGTGGTCGTGAGGGCCAGAAACACTTACAATATTGACAAATGACCCACCTGCTGCTTGGCCAGCTGGCGGACTGGTCACAGACGCCATGGTGCAATAGGAGGTGAGTTTGATAGTGTTGTTCTTTGTAATGGCTCCGTGTCACGCACAATAACGAAATAGGACGGTAATGTTACGTTAATGTCCTGCTTTCCAAAATTTTCGTcaaactttttattcatttatttatttatttttgattgTGGAAGGATCATATTTAACATTTTCTCGTTAGGAATACATTTGTACACTTGACTCAATATTCCACGGTCCTGCTAACGTTTCTAACCACAAggacaaaacacccttgatttAACcacgagagaaaattaaaagctgccaaaattcatcttgTCGGTTGAAGTGAAGGCTGGCTTTCTATAAATATATCCGCCATTAATTGCTGTATCTCTCACTTATCAGCCAATCCTGTCACTAACTGGAGCCACATAACAGTGCTTTCATTTCCGCTAGTCAGATATAATCGCTATTGCCTAGTTTTGGTGTGATGAAGGCTTAAGTGAGGCAGACTGACAGCTCCTCTCTACCGGGACCGCCGCTTGTAATTTAAACTAACGCCGCTTGTAATTTAAACTAATGTACATTGTTTTCAGGTTCAACAAGCACAGTACTTAGTTGACTTGTGCATAGATACGTGGTGCTTGCTGGATAAATGTAGGTAATTAGTAGTATGCATGTTTggggagcaggtgtgtgtgtgtgtgtgtgtgtgtccgtccgtgTCCCCTTAGGCTTTCACACCGCCACCCTTCTGCCCTCACAacccttcatcccttcacctttcttccctctctataGTCTCTGCAAACTGATACGTCCCTCCTGCGCAGTCAGGCACAGTTACCAGCCAGTAGAGATGAAACCAGTAACTCCTGACGAATAGAATATTTTGTATTGGGAGAAGGACGTTaggagaaatgaagataaaagaagtgCAAGAATCAGTATGGTGAAAATACTTTGAGAAACACCCCTAAGAACATGAACTGCAAGAGAGGAATGTTTCTAAGTCTTCGAATAcaatataattaaaataattagAGGATTAATTAATAAGTAAGGAGAAATGACAACGGTAACGAAAGAAAAACTGTGCGAAAATTAACATAATTAAAATAAACTATGAAAACTatcacaaagaacaagaaatattagtaaaaactcaaaaaattaAGTTAACCGTCCCTGGGTGAAGATTGGCCGCCGCCCCGCCATGTGCGAACAACAACATTCGGTCAGGGTGGAAGCGATTAGGGAGTTTTCAGCTGTAATTGTGTGCAAGTAGTCACCATCACCTACTGGAGTGACGGGTGGAGtggagcagcagtagtggtggtggagctggAGTGGTGTCAGGTAATAGGAGGGGAAATTTGTGCCACCTAGTTTTGTTGTCTTAGCATCGGTAGAAAatgtgtgtgattttatttgttggtttatttCAGTGTTGGAGTCGTGGGCGCGGCATGACATGGCTCTTTATGTAAGCGACAACACCAGACAATGTTACCTGTACGTCCATTTGTGAACGTTTTATAGCCAAAGTACTAGACCCGAGGGAAATggaggtatattttcagttggGGTCTTGCTGGCTGGCGAAGCAAAATGTTCAGTCACTTGAACTGCAGAACACCACAACTTTTGTttgaagaagctgaaaaacaagcCACTCTATATTTTCTCACcttactgattactttattacCTGCTCACCTTGATTGttcacctgacccaacctaacctgacccaacttgGCCTCACCTCACTGCACCTCAGTCTTCACGTTTACCTCCCTTCTCATATCCACTCCCTCTTCCCAGGTAATATGGACATCAACTTAGCCTCTTCTCCCAAGGTTAATGCTTATGTGTCAGATAGACTTATGTGGACATGAATTTATCCTCTTCTCCCAAGGTTAATACGTGTCAGATAGACTTAAGCTTGTAGAATATCTTGCATTACATATCAATTTATTAATGCGAAAAAGTAAAAGTTTAATGAAGTGATGCATTCCCGCATGACACCCTCCCCATCTGAGTGCTTGAGAGTCACTGGTGGCCAGCTGCTGGAGCTGTGCAGTGCAGGGCAGGGTTGTTAACTGTTATGGGAATCACAATACATAGTTATTTGTAGTTCTTgcttaattaaagaaaataataatagtaataataaataaataaatggttaagttaggtggtAAGTGGTTGATCTATACTTGAGAAAAtacatttatattcatttttaggtagttttatttattttttttatttatttttttttattctttggtgtacgtatttattcattttgtatttgtatcttttttgtgttatgagagagagagagagagagagagagagagagggagagagagagagagagagagagagagagagagagagagagagagagagagagagagagagagagagagagagagagagagagagagatgctattcTTAATAATGTATCTAATTTTAAcctatttcattttgttatatttactaAGAAACAGTAATTAAACCATACTttctacaaaaacaacaacaacaacaacaacaataacaaccaaatcattccagactaccccatcccctgcctccctgccctgCTCCACCCAGACACCATGGCCCAGCAGCGACGCCATTCCACCTGCTACATGACACTGGCTGACGCACTCCTGACATGGCAGCGACAGGAGGCAGAGGGCAGGAGCAAGAGTCGGATGGCGAAGGAAGGCGTGAtggcggaggtggtggctgtggagggTGTTTGTGCAGGGTATCTCGGCAGGGTCTAGGTTAGAGCAAATGGATGATGAGAGACTAGTGAGAAAGGTGTTTGTGTGGAATGTTAGGAGTAGCAGTTGGGGGAAGAAGTGTGTTAGGATGGTAGTAAAGAGTGGCTTGGAAACTAGTTGGGCTTTTGAGTGGTTGAGTGAAGCCTTGTTGAGAGGGACCGAAGTACGAGTGTCAGAAATGGAGAGGGTTTAGAATGGGAtgtaagaaaatggagaagtgaGATAGACACAGCGATGAAGCACATGggattgagtgagccaggtgtggaaaTTGTGGGATGGAGCGAGCCAGGTGttgaaaagtgtgaaaaatgtgGAAAGTGTGGAAAATTGTGGGATTGAGTGAACAGCTGTGGAAAAATGTGGAAATTGTGTTGAAAAAGTGTAGAAATTGTGggattgagtgagccaggtatggaaattgtgtagaaaagtggaaaaagtgtggaaattgtgtggaaaaagtgtgaatattgtgggattgagtgagccaggtgtggagaagtgagacagacagagcgatgaagcacgtggggttgagtgagccaggtgtggaggagtgagacagagcaatgaagcacgtggggttgagtgagccaggtgtggaggagtgagacgAACAGAGcgatgaagcacgtggggttgagtgagccaggtgtggaggagtgagacagacagacagccatgaAGCATGTgaggttgagtgagccaggtgtggagaaatgagacagacagacagagt is drawn from Scylla paramamosain isolate STU-SP2022 unplaced genomic scaffold, ASM3559412v1 Contig86, whole genome shotgun sequence and contains these coding sequences:
- the LOC135098836 gene encoding uncharacterized protein LOC135098836, which codes for MSCWSTGIFEPESKASTTHFKASLEGFYGLILEKLVTEKFSDSSLAFPSTSSISTMAQDGEDMVPLDPELLAVLEEEAASRYTEEDNQFTEHCKKSLPKPPILPADRFDRNRQCRGNFRHQDYRKEGGCRDQGEYRGHGNYRDRGNYRDHRREYSDYRQGRFVSDHRDHDDSRRDSEKRKYRSEKESDEYGRRNYQSSKYYNGWGGGSSC